The genomic stretch atttaacaatttaagtatggatacatataatgttgtaattggtttaaaagctttattatattatatataagagatatttatcaaaacaaacataattagtgataacaactgttacgcaaaaactattatttaattttagttttcttcgttttgaaagtattttttgttttttatccctccgaatttgttgctctcgagttctaatcttcgtattcatcacttgcagctttgctttaaccagcatgtttatgtatttactagctgacccggcaaacttcgtcccgcctatttttgtgtttaatttaataattttcaacattccaaattcattgatttcttgcgatttgtttatatcgtttgaaattattggttttatcggaatgacaacatcctcgacttttgcctttagtacatcatctctattccgaaaacactcatattgggtggtattcagttattttcgttgttttccagaaactgaaagtggtcatcttcgaattcaagatggtgtccacggtcaatgcttggcttctatacattatttcgattacggaaatattcatatgcagtagtattcggctgtttcccagaagttgccatcttacaattcaaaatggtgtctgaggtcaatttttaactccatgcatcattctggttaaagaaactctcatattgggtggtatttggtccctttaggctattttccaaaaaccggaagtcaccaccctggattttaaaatggcatttggagacaatttctggcccctgagcgtcattctggtttaagaaacaccaataataggtgttatttagtcattttcggctgttttacagaaaccggaagtcaccatcttagaattcaaaatggtgtctgtggtcgattctagctcctgtgtatcattctggtatcgaagcatctcatattggatggaaatcggccggttgaagaaatacccatattgggtggtgtttttttttcattttcggcagtttcccattcaccggaagtcgtcattttacaattcataatgttgtctgaggtcgatttgtagctttagtgcatcataacattcccggaaatacccataatgagtgttatttggtcttttgccactgttgtttaggaaccggaagtcgccagattggatttcaaaacggcatttggagacaatttctggcctctgagcatcattctggttaaagaaacacccatatttggttgtttttgggccattttcggcagttttccagtcaccaaaagtcgccatttcacaactcaaaatgttgtctgaggtcgatttgtgattTCAGTGCATCaaaacgatttcggaaatacccatattgggtggtatttggtcatatctcgctgtttctcagaaatcggaagtcgccatcttggatttcaaaatggtattcagagacaatttctggcctctgagcgacattctagttaaagaaacatccatattaggtggtatttgtcattttcggcagttttccagtcaccggaagtcgccattttacaactcaaaatattgtcggaagtcaacaaacgtacaaaccatggaacaccacccatggattgcctcatacataggtgAACTTtactattataaaatattcggccgagtccacttcacaataaaatgtgcatttttttcagtgtacccattagggtaatattactgtcaaaagttactctttttcgcatgtcgtgtagaacaaaatcagaagtagcgcacctagcggtcgaaaaggtgactaacgcttctgtcattttcaatttgtcttcataatttcacgtaagtgaactatattggtatttaagatatttggttgcacgacaaacatattttttataaaacattcggcaagggggaacgtgtaggtaggctaaggtttagcgcttgagttatttatccaatcgttttgttttcaaagaatgaattgtatatttttgatcaagcattccaatgaacctatgggttttgctggagaaccatggacaaattaagaaaaacgtgtatctTCCGAaacattaataatttttcgagcttgaattaaaaataactcgaaaaccgaagcctttagaatgtttactaccaaaagctttttgattcaaaatgactgtttgcatcttttaaaatcatcagaacaaaaatattttgaaaaaaatgtttgatttaaaatttttataaaaaaattaatttaccataaaaaaaatatttttcatttctccatcctggactttttttaaagttgcgtattaacgtcaagtttcttaaaaaaaaaattaaaaaaaaaaatcaactctttattttaaattgaaacttaatgtttatttttaattttttttggtcaaataaatttgtttttgtacagtgtatattttttatggtgcatttttaattccctacaacttattctcagacagtttttctgtacaaccaacggtttctgggctacaatgcttcgaataaaacctatgccaaaaggcatacgcccttttagaatgtaactcatgggtgtgaaaaatctctccatctgtgaaaaatgctcagtttgctaagccaaatacgtgtgcaaagtttcattcaaatcaaaaatggtcgatattggTGTTAGGTGTTAGGTAAAGTACCTGTCCAATCATCGTAAGCGCATCTGTAGGTGCTTTTAGATATTTTTCCTTTCCCGTTGCATGCATCAATTGCTCGTCCGTTGCTGAGACTTTGACCCGCCGAAGACGATCACATCCCATACTACCGCAATCGAGCACTTTGATATCAGTTTCAAAGCTAATAGAAGAAGACATCAATTGTATTTCATTATTTTCCTGGCCGCAATCCTACTCACACGTTACACGGTGGCGGCTAATATACATTATTAGATTTGAGCCACGCTAGGTTTCAATTGTCGCAGTTGTCACTGATATATATAAATTCAAGGCAAGAAAAGCCTTGTGAAAGGTTAGTACCATTCCAAGTGCACTATTTGTTCGCATTCAGGTCTACCTGGTCTTAATTGTTGACAGGTAATTCTCGATCTGCACGATGAGTCAAGCTGATATTGGCGCCGATGTTCTACGCAAAAAGGAGCAGCTCCATACTAGAAGAACAACATTGTTAGCACAGTTGGGACGAGCAGAATAATTCATCGTTAAATACGAAGCTGGGCGGGATGAGCTCGAGGTGCCGCTTCGTTCGGAAAGCTTGAACGCCCTGTGGGCATCACTCGAAGAAACTCAATCTGCGCTCGAAGATTTGGAAACTACCAACGAGGGTAAGGCTACCAATTTGCAATTTCGTGCATCATATGAGCCAATGCTTTTTAGAATTAAAGCAAGCCTTACATCCAAACTGCCTCTTCCGATTCAGCCTCCACCCAACCGCCTGTTAGATATCCCCTCTCGTACGTCGTCCAACTTGTCTAGTCTGAAGTTGCCAACTATCTCGCTTCCTGAATTCGACGGTGATTATAAGCAATGGTTAACGTTTCATGATACGTTTTTAGCGCTCATTCATGACAATGATGAGTTGCCAGTGATCCAGAAATTTCATTACCTCCGTGCTGCTGTTAGAGGTGAAGCAGCACAGCTGATTGAAGCTATCGCAATTAGTGCAGCGAACTATCCCCTTGCTTGGGAGTCATTGATTATACTCCAACGAATACTTGTTGAAAAAAAGACACCTCCACGATTTATTGGACATTTCGCGAATGAAAACCGAGAACGCAGTAGCTTTGCATTCTACTTTGGATGAATTTCAACGTCACATTAAAATTCTGCAGCAGCTTGGTGAACCAACTGATGCATGGGGTACGCTGTTGGAGCACCTTCTATGTACAAGGTTGCACAACGACACGATCAAGGCTTGGATAAGTCATGCTGCTACTGTCGAGGATCAGAGCTACAGCTGCTTAGTGGATTTTTTGGAAAAGCGAATTAGAGTACTGGATTCGATCTCTGTTAATAACCATGCCGCTCAATCAACGTCTGTGTGTTGTAGATGCCTATGGTAAGGAACAATACGCCCGTGCTTGGCTAGATAGCGGATCACAACCCAATTTGATATCTGACCGGTTAGTATAAATGCTGCGCTTAAAGTGATAACGTGCTAATGTTTTAGTGCAAGGAATTGGTGAGAAACCTGAGCATTCGACTGAATCAGCATCCACTGAAATTCGCTCTCGAAACGGTTatttttcaaaggaagtgacCTTTACAATCTTGAGAAGAATGACTTCAAACCTTCCTGCAAAAACTATTCCAGTGGATTGGGTAGATAGTAGTTGGTGAAGCTTATCTTATTCTATCGAGCATCGATTCCGTTGACTGCAAAACGGTGACCGTCTCTTTGAACTCTCTAGAGGAGAGTATGGAACGCTTCAGCGAATCGAAGAGCTATCCGCTGGGTCCTTACTGTCAGCAGAAGAAAAATGTTGTGAAGACTCTTTTCGATCTACCGTTACTCGAACCAAAAATGGGAGGTATGTTGTACGTTATCCTAAACGCCCAGACTGTAACGATATGATTGGTGAATCTAGACTAACGGTACTACGCCGGTTCTCGCTACTCGAACGTAGATTTTGCAACGACCCGCAGCTGAAAGGGAATTATGATAAATTCATGGAGGAATATCTCTCCCTGCGCCTGGTTCAAGAAATCGGTGCAGAAACCCAAGAGTACTACCTCCCCCACCACCCTGTAATCAAAGCAGCAAGTACCACTACGAAGACCCGCGTTGTATTTGACGGATCTTGCAAAATGTCATCAGGATATACATTGATTGATGCTCTTTGTGTAGGACCAGTTATACAGGATGACTTGTTGACTTTGGTTATCCGTTTTCGAAAGTATCCTGTCGCTTTAATCGCAGATATCGAGAAAATGTACCGTCAGGTACTCATTAACCCCGATGATATGCCTCTCCAACGAATTGTTTGGCGCTCTAGCACTTCGGAACCGATTTTGACATACGAACTTGCAGCGGTCACTTATGGCTTACGTCCATCTTCCTTTCTGGCAACCCGCACGCTCCAGCAGCTTGCAGAAGACGAAGGACAATCTTACCCTCTCGGCGAGGCAGCGCTGCGGAAATCGTTCTACGTTGATGATTTTATTGGTGGCGCAAATTCTATATCTGAAGCAACGAGACTGCGTGATGAACTAACTGAACTGTTGGGGAAAGGAGGATTTCCAATTCGAAAGTGGACTTCGAACAGATTAGAACTGCTAGAGGGACTAAGCGCTGATCAAGTTGGAACCCAGTCTGCCCATAAATTTGATTTGGAAGAATCTGTGGAAACGTTGGGAATTTTGTGGGAACCTGCAGTAGATCAATTCCGGTTTGATTGCCACGTGAACCAAGACATTACCCGGGTGACAAAACGATCCATCCTCTCTGCgatatcaaaattttttgaTCCGCTTGGGCTTGTAGCGCCAATAGTTGTTCGCGGCAAAATACTGATGCAAGAGCTTTGGCTGACAGCATGTTCGTGGGACGATATTGTACCAGATGCATTAAAGATAAAATGGGAAAAACTTTATCACCAGCTGCCTCGACTGTCAGAATTTAAAATCGATAGATACGCGTTCCAGCTGGATTCCGAGGTACAACTTCACACCTTTGCTGATGCGTCGGAAGCTGCATATGGGGCATGCACTTACGTACGTTCTACAGATTCGACCGGCAAAATAAGTGTCCAGCTATTAGCCGAAAACTCGTGTTGCGCCTCTAAAACGCCTCTCGCTGCCTAAATCGGAATTGGCAGCAGCTGTCGTTGCTGCTCGTCTGTACCTTCGAACCGTAGATGCCCTAGACTTCAAGACGTCTAGTTCTTTCTTTTTGTCCGACTAAACCGTAACCCTTCAATGGCTTAAATCGCCTCCAAATAATTGGAAAACGTTTGTCGCAAATAGAGTGTCGGAAATCCAGACGACGACTCATGGAGGAAAATGGAACCACATAATTGGGACACACAATCCTGCCGATCTTCTCTCCCGCGGAATGCACGTTGATGACTTTTTTGTAGAGTAACCTCTGGAAGAAGGGGCCAGAATGGCTCTCCCATGCTGAAAAGGACTGGCCTGCCTTCAAATACCTCGAAACACAGGATGCAGAGACCGAGCGAAAAACAGTGCTTTCTGCAGTCGTTAGCATAGTGCAGAAATACAACCCGCTCTTTGAGCGATATTCAAATTTTAATCGGTTAGTTCGTGTTGTAGCACATGGTCTGAGATTCGTCAATAACATCCGTTCAAAAACACGAACTTGTCCAATGGTTGTCACTGGGCCGAAACCAAGCACCGAACTTTgtgtggaaaatctctcccaagcGAAAACATTGCTAGTTCAATTAGCGCAGACTGATTGTTTCCAAGATGAATTGCTAGACCTTCAACATGAAAAACCAGTGAAAAGGCAATCTTCACTTAGACTTTTGAACCCATTTCTAGACGATAAAGGTGTTTTGAGAGTGGGAGGGCGATAGATTAGATAGATAGATTTGCTACAATGTCATATGAATCCAAACACCCAGCATTACTTTCCAGTTTCCATCCCTTAGCCAAGCTGATGCCAAATCCATTCACGAAAAAATTGTACATGGTGGCGGCAACGTTACACTCGCCGTCATGCGCGAGGAATATTGGCCGGTGAACGGTCGTCGACTAGTACGCAGTATTAAACGCAACTGCTTCAAATGCGCCCGAGCAAATCCCGCCCCAATTCATCAGCAGATCGGTCAACTTCCTGCAGCCCGAATAGCACCAAACATGCCGGACACATTTACTTAAAGGCAATTCACAAACGAGCCTCACCTACAAAGGCATacatttgtttgtttgtgtgcTTTGTGATCATCTGGAACTCGTGGGTGATCTTTCGACGCCAGCCTTCCTTACTGCTCTTCGCCGTTTCGTTGCACGTCGTGACCGACCAGCGCATCTGCACTCTGACAACGGGAAGAATTTAATTGGAGCCAAGAATGAGCTCCATGAATTGTACCAGATGTTATCCAATCCTAGAGAAGTCGAGAAAATTAGTCAAGCTTGTGTCAATGAAGAGATCGTTTGGCACCTGAACCCGCCAAAAGCACCACACTTTGGAGGGCTCTGGGAGGCAGCCGTAAAGGTTGCCAAATCTCAACTATATCGACAGGTTGGTGGATCCCGTTTGTCCTACGAGGATATGTCTACAGTCCTGGCCGAAATCGAAGCTGCAATGAATTCGCGGCCAATCGTTCCAATGTCTGAAGACCCGAATGACTGCACAGCACTCACACCTGCTCATTTCCTAATTGGAACAAGCATGCATGCAGAACCCGATCCTGACTTAAGCGAAATCCCATTCACTCGTCTCGACCACTATCAACGATTGCAGCAGTTGTTTCAACAATTTTAGCACCACTGGAGGACGGAGTACCTCCAAGAGCTCCAACGGGATACCTGCGGACACCGCCCTAATACTGAGATTCGACCTGGTAGATTGGCAGTAATAGTAGATGACTTCCAGCATCCTGTTCGTTGGCCTATCGCCCGCATCATTGCAGTGCATCCTGGAAAGGACAATCTTGTACGCGTTGTCACACTGCGAACACCAAAGGGAGACTTCACGAGACCCATAACGAAGATATGTTTACTACCAGATGAGACTCCGGCACAGCTTCCAGTAAATGAAAAATAGCATAATTATAATTCAGTTAATTTTTATAGAATTAAGATAGACATAGGATAAGTTTGAAATTCGAAGATTTCAAAGGTGGCGGCGATGTTTGATTTAGACTATTTAGTTTGTTCGATCATGTGATCCGAACCCATCAGCACTGAATTTAATTCTCTCTTTCTCATTTATTAATTACTCGGTCGTGGCGCCGATGCTAGATCGTGATCGTCGCCACTAGTTCAGTTGATAAGCGACATCCGATAAGTAAAGATCAGCTTTGACAGAGCTCCCTTATTGCTCGAAATATACCAACTGTagttaaaaaataaagttaCTTTTGTGATATCATTCCACTACGGTGTCTCATTCAAGAGAAGAACTATACGTGGCCTGCTGATTAGTGTTCAGGCCAATAATTGTTAATTTGGGATAAATAAATCCCACCAACCAACAACGGTGAACCTCGACCTGCCCCAACAAGCTGCTTGCAATATTTTggctccgaagatactcatattgggtggtatttggtcactttgggctgttttctgaaaccgaaagtcgtcattttgaacttcaaaattgcctgtgaaatcaatttctgtcttctgggcgtaattctggttccgaaaacattcatattgaatggtgtttggtcatttctggctgtttgccagacaccgaaagtcaccatcttagaactCAAGATTGGGTCTgttgatcgatttttagcttctgtgtatTTTTCTGGTCCAGAGATACTAATATTAAATGGGAATCGgttatttcaggctgttttccagaaaccggaagctgccaTCTTGCAATCCGAAgagttgcctgaggtcgattatggaacatatttgttaccactaagaacatttacctgccaaatatggttccatttacttgattagttagcgagatgtgcagaaatcaacagcatcaatattttagaaactaaatagtgaatatacatttattggcttgaaacgttcatgtaaatctatttttacaaataaaagtttgaatgagaaagggtgggtttgaccgctaggtggattaatttaggtttttatgatgcattttcaattccctacaacttattctcagacagtttttctatacaaccaacggtttctgggctacaatgtttcgaataaaacGTATGCCAAAAGGCGTACGCcctttagaatataactcatgggtgtaaaaaatctctccatctgtgaaaaatgctcagtttgctgagtcaaatacgtgtgcagaggcttattcaaatcaaaaatggtcgaattttcgcgtatttccggATCTTTACGAAAATATGTAAGTGGGCAATAAGCTCATATGGTgacgcatgagtgtaacgtttcaaatgaggacgaagatttttcaacattttcgttCGAAGACGCACGTCTGTTTatctgtttttgcctttctcctagaaaggtatagcaatcactggaaaaaccgacagtataaaagtggtcccaatggccgaatgtcatataccactcgacttctttcgacgaactgagcattttctgtatgtatgtatgtatgtgtgtatgtgtgtatgtgtgtgtgtgtgtgtgtgtgtgtgtgtatgtgcaacttttttttctcactcacttttctcagagatggctggaccgattttcataaaattaattgcaaatgataggtctagttgcgccataggttgctattgagtttcattgtaatcggatttttggtttagaggttatgtgtcaaaatataaaaatcacgaaacatcaatatctcagaaaccacacaactgatttcaataaaactggtttcaaatgattgggctgtcctcagaacccttaacttttgaattttgttatgattgaacatatggttcaaaagttatgtaaacaaaagttatcctgaggttgtttaaattcacgcat from Wyeomyia smithii strain HCP4-BCI-WySm-NY-G18 chromosome 3, ASM2978416v1, whole genome shotgun sequence encodes the following:
- the LOC129728723 gene encoding uncharacterized protein LOC129728723 gives rise to the protein MLSNPREVEKISQACVNEEIVWHLNPPKAPHFGGLWEAAVKVAKSQLYRQVGGSRLSYEDMSTVLAEIEAAMNSRPIVPMSEDPNDCTALTPAHFLIGTSMHAEPDPDLSEIPFTRLDHYQRLQQLFQQF